Proteins found in one archaeon genomic segment:
- a CDS encoding SMC-Scp complex subunit ScpB gives MTEVQPQVPKEVLARVEAALYAAGRPLDSAEVAKVAGTASERRAVAVAREVARQVNSALNALEVVEYPGPRFAMQLKAQYTQVARKYATKPLLSKAAMRTLSFIAFFQPIPASELVLRRSSAVYQHLRELEEVGFIASEKQGRGKAYKTTGRFSEYFGLSTDVGSLKKQLESRTLSLR, from the coding sequence TTGACTGAGGTCCAGCCTCAGGTCCCCAAGGAAGTCCTTGCAAGGGTCGAGGCGGCCCTTTACGCTGCAGGACGGCCGCTGGACTCGGCAGAGGTTGCCAAGGTCGCTGGCACCGCCTCTGAAAGGAGGGCCGTGGCGGTCGCAAGGGAGGTCGCGAGGCAGGTCAACTCGGCCCTGAATGCCTTGGAGGTCGTGGAATACCCGGGGCCCAGGTTCGCGATGCAGCTAAAGGCCCAGTACACCCAGGTCGCGAGGAAGTACGCCACGAAGCCCCTCCTCTCGAAGGCAGCCATGAGGACCCTTTCGTTCATCGCCTTCTTCCAGCCCATACCCGCGAGCGAGCTCGTCCTCCGGCGCAGCTCCGCGGTATACCAGCACCTCCGGGAGCTGGAGGAGGTCGGGTTCATCGCGAGCGAGAAGCAGGGGAGGGGAAAGGCCTACAAGACGACAGGCCGCTTCTCCGAATACTTCGGCCTGAGCACAGACGTCGGGTCCCTCAAGAAGCAGCTCGAGTCTCGGACCCTGTCTCTGCGTTAA
- a CDS encoding RlmE family RNA methyltransferase, with protein MRLHEARRDLYRRLAKEQGYKSRAAFKLIEADEKYQIIREGDRVVDFGSAPGGWLQVASRLVGPKGKVVGVDLNDVRLREERNVQSLVIDIKDPAVLQRVRALLGGPADVVLSDLSPEVSGVWELDQTKQTDLTLRSIELSRDLLPPDGRAFFKLFEGERSGEVRVSLRATFKSVRVLKPAASRNASSELYYYCEGLKPGAQEASDASPSSA; from the coding sequence ATGAGGCTCCACGAAGCCAGGCGGGACCTGTACCGCCGGCTCGCGAAGGAACAGGGATACAAGAGCAGGGCCGCCTTCAAGCTCATCGAAGCCGACGAGAAGTACCAGATCATCAGGGAAGGGGACAGGGTCGTCGACTTCGGGTCAGCGCCCGGCGGCTGGCTGCAGGTCGCGTCGCGCCTCGTTGGGCCGAAGGGGAAGGTCGTCGGGGTGGACTTGAACGACGTGCGCCTGAGGGAGGAGAGGAACGTCCAGAGCCTTGTCATTGACATAAAGGACCCTGCCGTCCTTCAACGGGTGAGGGCCCTTCTTGGGGGCCCGGCGGACGTGGTCCTCTCCGACCTGTCACCCGAGGTCTCGGGGGTGTGGGAACTGGACCAGACCAAGCAGACTGACCTGACCTTGAGGTCCATCGAGCTCTCCAGAGACCTCCTCCCCCCCGACGGCCGCGCCTTCTTCAAGCTCTTCGAGGGCGAGCGCTCCGGCGAAGTGAGGGTCTCGCTCCGGGCGACCTTCAAGAGCGTGCGGGTCCTGAAGCCCGCAGCAAGCAGGAACGCAAGTTCTGAGCTCTATTACTACTGCGAGGGCCTGAAGCCCGGCGCCCAGGAGGCGAGCGATGCCTCCCCGTCATCGGCCTAA
- a CDS encoding 30S ribosomal protein S8e, producing MTRPIENLTKRKPTGGRSRPSRGRLASERDGYPIEPTVGPSSFRSSRLRGGKNSTGMVRSEFANVSDASGKTTKSKILRVKRSPANRDYERRGVITRGAVIETEAGEAVVSSRPTDDGAVNAVLTTKK from the coding sequence TTGACAAGGCCCATCGAAAACCTCACGAAGCGCAAGCCGACCGGTGGAAGGTCTCGCCCATCGAGGGGGAGGCTCGCCTCTGAGCGGGATGGGTATCCCATCGAACCCACCGTGGGTCCGAGTTCCTTCAGGTCCTCCCGCCTCCGCGGAGGCAAGAACTCGACTGGGATGGTCAGGTCTGAATTCGCCAATGTCTCCGACGCTTCGGGCAAGACGACCAAGTCGAAGATCCTCCGCGTCAAGCGCAGCCCGGCGAACAGGGACTACGAACGCAGGGGCGTGATCACAAGGGGCGCTGTGATAGAGACCGAGGCAGGGGAAGCGGTCGTCTCTTCAAGGCCCACGGACGACGGAGCTGTGAACGCCGTCCTCACCACGAAGAAATGA
- a CDS encoding winged helix-turn-helix transcriptional regulator, with product MVDLTSRVYKLVVERGRDGVLQSEIWKELGLTSRDGSRLAIRLERRGLIGRVKVLEEGRWTYKLTPLRFPTDMTSIEKAPCIVCQYEPKCSIDGEISPYVCPWIGPWVIEEARIAQGRIAEPSAVPAR from the coding sequence CTGGTCGACCTCACATCAAGGGTCTACAAGCTCGTCGTAGAGAGAGGGAGGGACGGAGTCCTGCAGAGCGAGATTTGGAAGGAGCTGGGTCTCACGAGCAGGGATGGCTCAAGGCTGGCGATCAGGCTCGAACGGAGGGGGCTCATCGGACGCGTCAAGGTCCTCGAAGAAGGGAGGTGGACCTACAAGCTGACGCCGCTGAGGTTCCCGACCGACATGACCTCCATCGAGAAGGCCCCTTGCATCGTCTGCCAGTACGAGCCGAAGTGCTCCATCGACGGCGAGATTAGCCCGTACGTCTGTCCGTGGATCGGGCCCTGGGTGATCGAAGAAGCTAGGATTGCGCAAGGGCGGATTGCAGAGCCGAGCGCCGTCCCCGCAAGATAG
- a CDS encoding transcription factor IIB has translation MSLWNARRDDAFRTSCPVCGNKLIGDLEKGEQVCPTCGYVTYAPADQGPEWKAMDLEEKNKRVRVGSPTTLALHDLGLTTEISRSMRDSHGRYLDPAMRATVEKMRKWQSRTRTINSEERGLSNVLSKIGELCQSLNLPDNVAETAALIYRNSARMKVAKSKSILGMTAATVYLACRKCGVSRTLKEVARAAGMEKGTVARYFRLVLKEVEKEYVPPPSVEKYISKLVNTAKIDPRVEHLALTLSSKTSESKISSGKAPAGLAAAYVYLSSVMIGARLPQREVAEFAEVTEVTVRNRCREILDNFVIRMEFGPAK, from the coding sequence ATGAGCCTTTGGAACGCCAGGCGAGATGACGCGTTCAGGACTTCGTGCCCAGTGTGCGGTAACAAGCTCATCGGGGACCTAGAGAAGGGAGAACAGGTCTGCCCCACCTGCGGCTACGTTACATACGCTCCGGCCGACCAGGGACCCGAATGGAAGGCGATGGACCTGGAGGAGAAGAACAAGAGGGTGAGGGTGGGCTCGCCCACGACCCTCGCTCTCCACGACCTGGGCCTCACGACTGAGATCAGCCGCTCTATGCGCGACTCCCACGGGAGGTACCTCGACCCGGCCATGAGGGCGACCGTCGAGAAGATGCGCAAGTGGCAGAGCAGGACCCGGACGATCAACAGCGAGGAGAGGGGGCTCTCCAACGTTCTCTCCAAGATTGGCGAGCTGTGCCAGTCGCTGAACCTCCCGGACAATGTCGCGGAGACCGCGGCACTGATCTATCGCAACTCTGCCCGCATGAAGGTCGCGAAGAGCAAGTCCATCCTCGGCATGACAGCCGCGACCGTCTACCTCGCGTGCAGGAAGTGCGGGGTCTCGAGGACGCTCAAGGAAGTCGCCAGGGCTGCAGGCATGGAGAAGGGGACAGTCGCCAGGTACTTCCGCCTGGTGCTTAAAGAGGTCGAGAAGGAGTACGTCCCTCCCCCGTCGGTCGAGAAGTACATTTCGAAGCTGGTGAACACGGCAAAGATCGACCCCAGGGTCGAGCACCTGGCCCTCACTCTCTCCAGCAAGACCAGCGAGTCGAAGATCTCGAGCGGGAAGGCCCCGGCCGGCCTCGCCGCCGCCTACGTCTACCTGTCGTCGGTCATGATCGGGGCGCGCCTTCCCCAGCGGGAGGTCGCCGAGTTCGCTGAGGTGACCGAGGTCACGGTCAGGAACCGCTGCAGGGAGATCCTCGACAACTTCGTGATCAGGATGGAGTTCGGTCCGGCGAAATGA
- a CDS encoding DUF1404 family protein: MSRQWRATLGFGIALLAFATLLPPLDDLSEVNLTVHMAQHILVILAGVSIARWVWSRRLAERGRTWAPRVALAGGSGLLILWHLPLLWDTAVLDPWIHVVEHASFLGVGFMAGSWMLRLSDSAKIGALMSAFFGHMGYALALVLPLRIQVYSLYPIPDQTTLGWALLLTGPTVLVGVAHVISRNPDWLGGASGATPQARRDSTLFRVKVPGFVMPAIGIVLVAALVGYFAFTGYVLAAQGASTGRAAVTIIETPVSWQYSPRDIVVVLGVNATVTWKSQSISYDTVTSGSGTFDSGPVPPGGTFTFAFASPGVYEYHCAYHPWMAGTVTVLAG, from the coding sequence TTGAGCCGACAATGGAGGGCGACGCTCGGATTTGGGATCGCATTGCTTGCCTTCGCAACACTGCTGCCGCCGCTTGACGACCTCTCCGAGGTCAACTTGACCGTCCACATGGCTCAACACATACTGGTCATACTCGCGGGAGTATCTATTGCAAGATGGGTCTGGTCCAGGCGGCTCGCTGAGCGGGGACGCACTTGGGCCCCGCGTGTTGCGCTCGCAGGGGGAAGCGGGCTCCTCATACTGTGGCACCTCCCGTTACTCTGGGACACGGCCGTCCTCGACCCCTGGATCCACGTGGTGGAGCACGCCTCCTTCCTCGGCGTGGGCTTTATGGCTGGGTCCTGGATGCTCAGGCTCTCCGACTCGGCGAAGATAGGAGCCCTAATGTCGGCCTTCTTCGGCCACATGGGGTACGCCCTGGCCTTGGTCCTCCCGCTCAGGATACAGGTGTACTCCTTGTACCCAATTCCTGACCAGACGACCCTCGGCTGGGCGCTTCTTCTTACAGGTCCCACGGTCTTGGTCGGAGTGGCACATGTCATTTCGCGGAATCCCGACTGGCTAGGCGGGGCATCAGGAGCTACTCCCCAAGCTCGCAGGGACTCGACTCTGTTTCGGGTGAAGGTCCCGGGATTCGTGATGCCTGCGATCGGGATAGTTCTCGTCGCGGCGCTCGTAGGATACTTTGCGTTCACCGGCTACGTCCTCGCAGCTCAGGGAGCCAGCACGGGCCGAGCAGCTGTGACCATCATTGAGACACCCGTTTCGTGGCAGTACTCGCCCCGGGATATAGTCGTGGTACTAGGGGTAAACGCGACGGTCACTTGGAAGAGCCAGTCCATCTCCTACGACACCGTAACGTCGGGGAGCGGGACTTTTGACTCAGGTCCCGTCCCTCCAGGAGGGACTTTCACTTTCGCGTTTGCGAGCCCGGGAGTCTACGAATACCACTGCGCCTACCATCCCTGGATGGCGGGCACCGTCACAGTACTTGCTGGCTGA
- a CDS encoding chromosome segregation protein SMC, translating to MRGFKSSGPRPTGINFERGFTVITGPNGSGKSNIADAITFAIGENSPKALRAANGRLTGLIFDPKSDTTPSTGKLGGCRVTLQFDNADRSIPVDSDLVTVTRELRDDGENLYYVNGRKSTRSALTEVLDLAGLSPGGFNIVAQGAATRIADLTPEEKRRLIESVVGISKFDERKSEAQRQLSQADQRLEVAMARIGEMRNTLESLDSQRNDLVRFNLLEGQINWLTAVGTSRRISELRGRLSSLRTQELEVGGRLSELNARMVEFENRIAQVEAEKTRFIVEVIQGGGASHVELQFQLAELRNELESLEAQLKSAEANVAELEGDTVPQLKQVVSAKQKEFNAASSNVRQLTADIGKLDAKHAEMASRLKELFKAGEELRATIDKKGKQNARVQLKLVDLAQKLGQIELGINAANAGLSAEGKRLDELKLRVDGYSEVLGKLEANTTKLFELYDGSTKELGQLDEDLSGVEKTREKLVSSIEGASKILERAAAEVSKEEAFRHMSESLAGERAGQLKLQEYCDNGGVPGYVGRLGQLVKFPQSYSKAVNAVMGRWMGAFVVQDLRSMTQLIKAAKSLKAKAFSVIPLSEVDTSQAVDVSRSAGIMGPLSAVIRCEQEFQGLVNFLAGDSVLVDTEALGYIMASEGVRAVTVNGEIFEPGGRAFTYGYQEILMNLMEGLENLEGMSEVEDAVGALKGAIDRRKSELGSIESQSRSLMKERVKTIVTATSFKAEATTITKMSNRYKSIFRNMSAEYQRQLGVVSRLEAKLKLGSDRKESISRGIASLQQVLSESQELGLESHLAELDASKQSASSEIDSIRNRIQDLNLLMNRERANLENVLQRALEENQLDLESAVENLQSDKQFVRETPRRIRGLSEQRSAMEQKIQKLMDSSKQSQPVLDEFDTKARRLKEERDAISRSATSTQKELFSVSGQAEATQDKVEEALGSLRMLGFAQELEFFETSDSLLSELQSEYQGVVGSVNRGADRQYTDMYLNYKSLSERHNDLERERNSIIGFIESVESEKKKVFMAAFDKVGKEFEDIFERLTGGRALLELEDPEELFSGGILLRADFGNGLRESSQHSGGQRAVTGVSMILAMQAVQSHPFYLFDEIDAALDAVNSNSLARFLKERSSEAQIIAITLRDVFVSESKITYGVYSAGGVSRVVHYKPAEVAQRG from the coding sequence ATGCGAGGTTTCAAGTCGTCCGGGCCCCGCCCCACGGGGATTAATTTCGAAAGAGGATTCACAGTAATCACGGGACCCAACGGGAGCGGAAAGTCCAACATCGCGGACGCGATAACTTTTGCCATCGGAGAGAATTCTCCGAAGGCTTTGCGAGCCGCGAACGGCAGGCTCACTGGCCTGATCTTCGACCCCAAGAGCGACACCACTCCGTCGACCGGGAAGCTCGGGGGCTGCAGAGTGACCCTTCAATTCGACAACGCCGACAGGTCGATACCAGTCGACTCCGACCTCGTGACCGTCACCCGGGAGCTCAGGGACGACGGAGAAAACCTGTACTACGTCAACGGCCGCAAGAGCACGAGGTCTGCGCTCACCGAGGTCCTCGACCTGGCCGGGCTCTCTCCGGGCGGCTTCAACATCGTTGCTCAGGGAGCAGCTACAAGGATCGCCGACCTCACTCCCGAGGAGAAGCGCAGGCTGATCGAAAGCGTCGTCGGAATATCAAAGTTCGACGAGCGGAAGTCCGAGGCGCAGCGCCAGCTGAGTCAGGCCGACCAGAGGCTCGAGGTTGCGATGGCAAGGATCGGCGAGATGCGGAACACCCTGGAGTCCCTTGACTCGCAGAGGAACGACCTGGTCCGATTCAACCTCCTCGAGGGCCAGATCAACTGGCTGACCGCTGTCGGGACCTCGCGCAGGATAAGCGAATTGAGGGGGCGCCTCTCCTCGCTCAGGACTCAGGAGCTTGAGGTGGGCGGACGGCTCTCCGAGCTCAACGCCCGCATGGTCGAGTTTGAGAACAGGATAGCCCAGGTCGAAGCGGAGAAGACCCGCTTCATAGTGGAGGTCATACAGGGAGGCGGAGCAAGCCACGTCGAGCTCCAGTTCCAGCTTGCTGAGCTGAGGAACGAGCTTGAGTCGCTCGAGGCTCAGCTGAAGTCGGCGGAGGCCAACGTCGCCGAGCTCGAAGGGGACACGGTCCCTCAGCTCAAGCAGGTCGTCTCGGCCAAGCAGAAGGAGTTCAACGCCGCTTCTTCCAACGTCAGGCAGCTGACAGCAGACATCGGAAAGCTTGACGCGAAGCACGCGGAGATGGCTTCGAGGCTCAAGGAGCTCTTCAAAGCAGGAGAGGAGCTCAGAGCGACGATCGACAAGAAGGGGAAGCAGAACGCAAGGGTCCAGCTCAAACTCGTCGACCTGGCCCAGAAGCTCGGCCAGATAGAGCTCGGGATAAACGCGGCGAATGCGGGCCTCAGCGCCGAGGGCAAGCGCCTCGACGAGCTCAAGCTGAGGGTGGACGGATATTCAGAGGTCCTTGGAAAACTGGAGGCCAACACGACCAAGCTCTTCGAGCTCTACGACGGCTCTACCAAGGAGCTAGGCCAGCTGGACGAGGACCTTTCAGGCGTCGAGAAGACGCGAGAGAAGCTCGTCTCGTCGATCGAGGGGGCATCGAAGATCCTCGAGAGGGCGGCGGCCGAGGTCTCGAAGGAGGAGGCCTTCAGGCACATGTCGGAGAGCCTCGCTGGCGAGCGGGCTGGCCAACTGAAGCTCCAGGAGTACTGCGACAACGGCGGCGTCCCGGGATACGTGGGCCGGCTGGGGCAGCTCGTCAAGTTCCCCCAGTCGTACTCCAAGGCTGTCAACGCTGTGATGGGCAGGTGGATGGGCGCATTCGTAGTGCAGGACCTCAGGTCGATGACGCAGCTCATCAAAGCGGCGAAGTCGCTGAAGGCGAAGGCCTTCTCGGTCATCCCGCTCAGCGAGGTCGACACCAGTCAGGCCGTCGACGTCTCAAGGTCGGCTGGGATCATGGGCCCGCTCTCCGCCGTGATCCGGTGCGAACAGGAGTTCCAGGGGCTCGTGAACTTCCTCGCGGGCGACTCTGTACTCGTCGACACCGAGGCTTTGGGGTACATCATGGCCTCGGAGGGCGTGAGGGCGGTCACGGTGAACGGAGAGATCTTCGAGCCCGGCGGCCGGGCGTTCACCTACGGATACCAGGAGATCCTGATGAACCTGATGGAGGGCCTGGAGAACCTCGAAGGGATGAGCGAGGTCGAGGACGCTGTCGGGGCGCTGAAAGGGGCCATCGACAGGAGGAAGTCAGAGCTCGGTTCCATCGAGTCTCAGAGCAGGTCCCTGATGAAAGAGAGGGTGAAGACCATAGTCACTGCCACGAGCTTCAAGGCTGAGGCTACGACGATCACAAAGATGTCCAACAGGTACAAGAGCATCTTCAGGAACATGAGCGCGGAATACCAAAGACAATTGGGGGTCGTCTCGAGGCTCGAGGCGAAGCTCAAGCTGGGGTCAGACAGGAAGGAGTCGATCTCGAGGGGAATCGCGTCGCTTCAGCAGGTTCTTTCAGAGTCCCAGGAGCTCGGGCTCGAGTCCCACCTCGCCGAGCTTGATGCCTCCAAGCAGTCGGCTTCTTCGGAGATCGATTCGATCAGGAACAGGATCCAGGACCTCAACCTGCTGATGAACAGGGAGCGCGCCAACCTTGAGAACGTCCTGCAGAGGGCCCTCGAGGAGAACCAGCTCGACCTGGAAAGCGCGGTCGAGAACCTCCAGTCGGACAAGCAGTTCGTCAGGGAGACCCCCCGGAGGATACGCGGGCTCTCGGAGCAGAGGTCGGCGATGGAGCAGAAGATCCAGAAGCTGATGGACTCATCCAAGCAGAGCCAGCCTGTCTTGGACGAATTCGACACGAAGGCGCGCAGGCTCAAGGAGGAGAGGGACGCCATCTCCCGCTCCGCAACGTCCACCCAGAAGGAGCTCTTCTCCGTGAGCGGCCAGGCTGAGGCGACCCAAGACAAGGTGGAGGAGGCCCTGGGGAGCCTGAGGATGCTCGGGTTCGCACAGGAGCTCGAGTTCTTCGAGACGAGCGATTCACTGCTCTCCGAGCTTCAGTCTGAGTACCAGGGTGTGGTCGGCTCGGTCAACCGAGGCGCGGACCGCCAGTACACCGACATGTACCTGAACTACAAGAGCCTCTCGGAGAGGCACAACGACCTGGAGAGGGAGCGCAACTCGATCATCGGCTTCATAGAGAGCGTCGAGTCCGAGAAGAAGAAGGTCTTCATGGCCGCCTTCGACAAAGTGGGCAAGGAGTTTGAGGACATCTTCGAGCGCCTGACGGGCGGCCGGGCACTTCTGGAGCTCGAGGACCCCGAGGAGCTCTTCTCGGGCGGAATCCTCCTACGCGCTGACTTTGGCAACGGGCTCCGCGAGTCGTCCCAGCACAGCGGAGGGCAGAGGGCCGTCACCGGGGTCTCGATGATCCTCGCGATGCAGGCAGTCCAGTCGCACCCCTTCTACCTCTTCGACGAGATCGACGCCGCCTTGGACGCAGTCAACTCGAACAGCCTTGCCCGCTTCCTGAAGGAGAGGTCTTCTGAGGCCCAGATCATAGCGATCACGCTTCGCGACGTCTTCGTCTCGGAGAGCAAGATCACTTACGGTGTCTACTCGGCCGGCGGGGTCTCCAGGGTCGTCCACTACAAGCCGGCAGAGGTCGCCCAGCGTGGCTGA
- a CDS encoding M24 family metallopeptidase — translation MTVYAERRRRLLSLARGKQVVAMTAANMFYLTDFWGGGAAIVLPDKTVVVTSPLEADRAEELGKEVELVVAKRWKEVPAALTRRMKKGKGVVDDDSELRATGRFSMDMNLFLQARRVKDAPEIARIGQASRRLDKIFEALPGELRPGRTEWQVAAEVMKMATEQGLTPSGSDSALSPTIVAAGENGALPHSELTSRKIKRGDLVVADIFFRFEGYNSDETRTFAVGTISSEMKKSYSAVLEAQESSMQIARVGTICEDVHLEAVRVLRKHGLAKRLNHSVGHGVGIDIHELPKISKGSKSKLLEGDVITDEPGVYFLGKYGIRIEDTLKIGRKPVPLTRFTKELVTAG, via the coding sequence TTGACCGTTTACGCGGAAAGGCGCAGGAGACTGCTCTCCTTGGCCCGCGGGAAGCAGGTCGTCGCCATGACGGCCGCTAACATGTTCTACCTGACTGATTTCTGGGGAGGAGGGGCGGCTATCGTGCTCCCTGACAAAACGGTGGTCGTAACGAGCCCTTTGGAGGCAGACAGGGCAGAGGAACTGGGCAAGGAAGTCGAGTTGGTGGTCGCCAAGAGGTGGAAGGAGGTTCCGGCCGCTCTGACGAGACGTATGAAGAAGGGCAAGGGGGTCGTGGACGACGATTCTGAGCTCAGAGCGACGGGGAGGTTTTCGATGGACATGAACCTCTTCCTGCAAGCAAGGAGAGTCAAGGACGCCCCGGAGATTGCGAGGATCGGTCAGGCTTCCCGACGCCTCGACAAGATCTTCGAAGCGCTCCCAGGCGAACTGCGCCCGGGGAGGACAGAGTGGCAGGTCGCAGCCGAGGTCATGAAGATGGCCACCGAACAGGGCCTGACTCCGTCTGGTTCTGACTCGGCTCTGAGCCCCACGATAGTCGCTGCGGGCGAGAACGGCGCGCTTCCTCACTCGGAGCTGACGAGCCGCAAGATCAAACGAGGAGACCTCGTGGTCGCCGACATCTTCTTCCGGTTCGAGGGATACAACTCGGACGAGACCAGGACCTTCGCGGTCGGCACGATCTCTTCGGAGATGAAGAAGAGCTACTCCGCAGTCCTGGAGGCGCAGGAGAGTTCGATGCAGATCGCCCGCGTCGGTACCATTTGCGAGGACGTACATCTAGAAGCGGTCAGGGTCCTCAGGAAGCACGGTCTTGCCAAGCGGCTAAACCACAGCGTAGGGCACGGGGTGGGGATAGACATCCACGAGTTGCCCAAAATTTCGAAGGGTAGCAAGTCGAAGCTCTTGGAAGGCGATGTGATCACCGACGAGCCGGGGGTCTACTTCTTGGGCAAGTACGGGATCCGCATTGAAGACACGCTGAAAATAGGGCGAAAACCGGTCCCTCTCACGAGGTTTACGAAGGAACTGGTCACTGCCGGATAG
- a CDS encoding NTPase has translation MIWAITGPPGVGKSTVLSKVVLRLKSAGLIVGGCSTAEVRRRGSRIGFEILDLTDGRRGELASLKLRLGPKVGRYRVNLGDLASIGAEALERAAVRSEVIVVDEVGPLELVSPEFRRAVKTCMGSGKPMLVVIHERLDDDLLNEIKGVAAETVTVTSDNREEVPAALGDSVMDSIGGPRSR, from the coding sequence ATGATCTGGGCTATCACCGGCCCTCCCGGAGTGGGCAAGTCTACCGTCCTTTCGAAGGTGGTCTTGAGGCTCAAGAGCGCCGGGCTGATAGTCGGCGGATGCTCCACAGCGGAGGTGAGGCGGAGGGGCTCAAGAATTGGATTCGAGATACTGGACCTGACGGACGGAAGAAGGGGCGAGCTCGCGTCCCTCAAGCTGCGGCTGGGCCCGAAAGTCGGGAGATACAGGGTCAACCTCGGAGACCTGGCCTCGATCGGGGCCGAAGCCCTTGAAAGGGCGGCGGTCAGGTCTGAGGTCATAGTGGTGGACGAGGTCGGGCCCCTCGAACTCGTGAGCCCAGAGTTCAGGCGCGCGGTGAAGACCTGCATGGGCTCTGGAAAGCCGATGCTGGTGGTGATTCATGAGAGGCTGGACGATGACCTTCTCAACGAGATAAAGGGAGTCGCGGCAGAAACGGTCACGGTAACTTCAGACAACAGAGAAGAGGTCCCTGCCGCCCTGGGGGACTCGGTCATGGACTCGATTGGTGGGCCGAGGTCGAGATGA
- a CDS encoding cupin domain-containing protein, with amino-acid sequence MERIEVAKKGTLARGSTTPGVVREKAFEVGGAVFNRSTIAAGVVSGWHHHGTRDLLGYVISGSLRLEFGKGGTDSVVVSEGDFFHIPVGLVHRDVNPEGSESVVIANLLLGSGESLVNVQGPG; translated from the coding sequence ATGGAGAGGATTGAGGTTGCAAAGAAGGGGACACTGGCCAGGGGGAGCACGACCCCTGGGGTGGTCCGGGAGAAGGCGTTCGAGGTTGGCGGGGCAGTCTTCAACAGGTCGACCATCGCCGCCGGGGTCGTGTCGGGGTGGCACCACCACGGAACCAGGGACCTGCTCGGGTATGTCATCTCGGGGAGCCTGAGGCTCGAGTTCGGGAAGGGTGGGACGGACTCGGTGGTAGTCTCTGAAGGGGACTTCTTCCACATCCCGGTCGGGCTCGTCCATCGGGATGTCAATCCCGAAGGCTCAGAATCGGTCGTCATCGCGAACCTATTGCTGGGAAGCGGCGAGTCGCTGGTCAACGTCCAAGGGCCCGGGTAG